The Tripterygium wilfordii isolate XIE 37 chromosome 5, ASM1340144v1, whole genome shotgun sequence genome window below encodes:
- the LOC119998135 gene encoding uncharacterized protein LOC119998135 isoform X1: MVLVWHLQVDGYCFRTVLDFGEDCLDEGESDDENAESGEECASESEVDDENDASSEEERTSSNEGRTDCSDDDGVDVEATAEAALKKLVLPFKSEDFEKSVLGEPEMSESTKSETVEPSNNSKRPLRKGLLWGRYQRLMVQEMHILLFMTDAYLVDKEERSTRLIKTELLLF, from the exons ATGGTGCTCGTTTGGCATCTTCAAGTGGACGGATATTGCTTCAGAACTGTCCTG GATTTTGGTGAGGATTGCTTAGATGAGGGTGAATCAGATGATGAAAATGCAGAGTCTGGGGAGGAATGTGCTTCAGAGTCAGAGGTTGATGATGAGAATGATGCAAGCAGTGAAGAAGAGCGGACAAGCAGTAATGAGGGAAGAACAGATTGCAGTGATGATGATGGAGTAGATGTTGAAGCAACTGCAGAAGCAGCTCTTAAAAAGCTTGTTCTACCCTTCAAATCTGAAGATTTTGAGAAG AGTGTCTTAGGGGAGCCTGAGATGTCCGAATCCACCAAGTCTGAGACTGTTGAGCCCTCAAACAACTCCAAGCGGCCTCTGAGGAAAG GATTGCTTTGGGGAAGATATCAACGTCTGATGGTCCAAGAAATGCATATACTATTATTCATGACAG ATGCTTATCTAGTGGACAAAGAGGAGAGGAGTACGAGGTTAATAAAGACCGAGTTGCTGTTATTTTAG
- the LOC119998183 gene encoding uncharacterized protein LOC119998183 translates to MALLGDDGQGYELARRLESLGVWRTWLGDTLYASFVHVLSSPSSWESFMRADEPKSRPQILLQLRARALLFDKASASLFLQSNSSSSFAVSNLNPNYLQLHADDIYYTLEDADQRRDSGVVSNTGPSKNQSKSVIGGGVRFGDPEVGNISQRFRNEEFPETWYSQFIEKHRGSRPGRLSFGDRESDKRTPEGMSNYLRLLKRHKRSRVAFNEDQHEGFGNPVWDNTANIHPSSAFDGTNDDVLFFPETMFPLNCVPDTALPVVTGELDDRKVELCGVLDTLPQVMTRSPVIIERLGIRPEYLSMEQRGSVHRGKNGSEINKKSLGPEQASQMSKKAAVRMLTGLGFEGGAEVPVEVLSQLLSGHICKLGRTLKVLADSYRQQYSALELIKMFLQTTGYSNLGALAELVKDGSRNSMQQSQHGLQSQIPLQQQNPLQLPQQIQRQMHAQMRQMVPQSLALQQEQLERMRRRQPPTPRTAMDTDKERPPLVQVKIENTELPMDGNIFNPMNPRYQQMQQLRQQQIAAMSNFQAQPSNQIRQMASLQIPQMQTPNLGTVRARPVKVEGFQELMGGDAALKHDSEGSKLASPSNK, encoded by the exons ATGGCTCTCCTCGGCGACGACGGTCAAGGCTACGAACTCGCCCGACGGCTCGAAAGCCTAGGCGTTTGGCGGACGTGGCTTGGCGACACCCTCTATGCCTCCTTCGTTCACGTCCTTTCTTCGCCTTCCTCGTGGGAGTCCTTCATGCGGGCTGACGAGCCCAAATCCCGTCCGCAGATCCTCCTCCAGCTCCGGGCTCGAGCCCTCTTGTTCGACAAAGCTAGcgcctctctctttctccagtcgaattcttcttcttcttttgctgTTTCGAACCTGAATCCTAATT ATTTGCAGTTGCACGCAGACGACATCTACTACACACTGGAGGATGCGGATCAACGGCGAGACAGTGGTGTTGTGTCCAATACGGGGCCGtccaag AACCAATCTAAATCAGTTATTGGTGGTGGCGTGAGATTTGGTGACCCTGAAGTAGGTAACATATCCCAGAGGTTTAGGAATGAAGAATTTCCAGAAACATGGTACAGTCAGTTTATAGAGAAGCATAGAGGTAGCAGACCTGGTAGGTTATCATTTGGGGACAGAGAGTCTGACAAGCGTACACCTGAGGGGATGTCTAATTATCTTAGACTTCTTAAACGGCATAAGAGAAGTCGTGTAGCATTTAATGAAGATCAACATGAGGGATTTGGAAATCCTGTCTGGGACAATACGGCAAACATACATCCTAGTTCTGCTTTTGATGGGACTAATGATGATGTATTATTTTTTCCAGAGACGATGTTTCCTTTGAACTGTGTACCGGATACTGCACTTCCAGTGGTAACTGGAGAGCTAGATGATCGGAAAGTGGAGTTATGTGGAGTTCTTGATACCTTGCCTCAGGTTATGACTAGGAGTCCTGTGATTATTGAGAGGCTTGGTATTAGGCCTGAGTACCTCAGCATGGAACAGAGAGGAAGTGTTCATCGTGGGAAAAATGGGTCTGAAATCAATAAGAAGTCTCTTGGTCCCGAGCAAGCATCACAGATGTCGAAAAAGGCAGCAGTACGCATGTTGACAGGGTTGGGGTTTGAAGGTGGTGCAGAAGTTCCAGTGGAAGTCTTATCTCAACTCCTTAGCGGTCATATTTGTAAACTAGGCCGTACCTTGAAAGTTCTTGCAGATAGTTACAGACAGCAGTATTCAGCCCTTGAACTAATTAAGATGTTCCTTCAAACAACAGGATATAG TAATTTGGGAGCTTTAGCGGAGCTTGTTAAGGATGGTAGCAGGAATTCCATGCAACAAAGTCAGCATGGTTTGCAGTCTCAAATTCCGTTACAGCAGCAGAATCCCCTTCAACTACCCCAACAA ATCCAGAGACAAATGCATGCGCAGATGCGGCAGATGGTTCCCCAGAGTTTGGCCCTTCAGCAGGAGCAGTTGGAGAGAATGCGCAGGCGCCAGCCACCAACTCCTCGTACTGCCATGGATACGGATAAGGAGAGACCACCCTTGGTGCAAGTCAAGATTGAAAACACTGAATTGCCAATGGATGGTAATATCTTCAACCCTATGAACCCCAGATATCAACAAATGCAGCAGTTAAGGCAACAGCAGATTGCTGCAATGTCAAACTTCCAAGCTCAGCCCAGCAATCAAATTAGGCAGATGGCATCTCTACAAATTCCTCAGATGCAGACACC GAATTTGGGCACTGTTCGTGCTCGACCCGTGAAGGTTGAAGGTTTTCAGGAACTGATGGGTGGGGATGCTGCATTAAAGCATGATTCTGAAGGAAGCAAGCTAGCCTCTCCATCAAATAAGTAG
- the LOC119998135 gene encoding uncharacterized protein LOC119998135 isoform X2, with protein MVLVWHLQVDGYCFRTVLDFGEDCLDEGESDDENAESGEECASESEVDDENDASSEEERTSSNEGRTDCSDDDGVDVEATAEAALKKLVLPFKSEDFEKSVLGEPEMSESTKSETVEPSNNSKRPLRKDAYLVDKEERSTRLIKTELLLF; from the exons ATGGTGCTCGTTTGGCATCTTCAAGTGGACGGATATTGCTTCAGAACTGTCCTG GATTTTGGTGAGGATTGCTTAGATGAGGGTGAATCAGATGATGAAAATGCAGAGTCTGGGGAGGAATGTGCTTCAGAGTCAGAGGTTGATGATGAGAATGATGCAAGCAGTGAAGAAGAGCGGACAAGCAGTAATGAGGGAAGAACAGATTGCAGTGATGATGATGGAGTAGATGTTGAAGCAACTGCAGAAGCAGCTCTTAAAAAGCTTGTTCTACCCTTCAAATCTGAAGATTTTGAGAAG AGTGTCTTAGGGGAGCCTGAGATGTCCGAATCCACCAAGTCTGAGACTGTTGAGCCCTCAAACAACTCCAAGCGGCCTCTGAGGAAAG ATGCTTATCTAGTGGACAAAGAGGAGAGGAGTACGAGGTTAATAAAGACCGAGTTGCTGTTATTTTAG
- the LOC119998134 gene encoding uncharacterized protein LOC119998134, producing MCARRIRGKDQRWSLAFQPSKYLIRPNIEDHDCSRSLRHTIIAERNFSSRSGLISRHILTAFSSQTVSSRSNYAILQGRFGKGLKNGQLRFYSSEGDGRNASEDKHAPVKEGASFDKGKTWWETDGGESSRNCNPHAQLGEQDQKEWLNNEKLFIERKKKESPFLTRPEKFKNEFLRRVFLGRK from the coding sequence ATGTGTGCAAGGAGAATAAGGGGTAAGGATCAAAGATGGAGTTTGGCGTTTCAACCGTCCAAATATTTGATTCGGCCAAACATTGAGGACCATGATTGCTCTCGATCTTTGAGACATACAATTATAGCTGAAAGAAATTTCTCTTCTCGGAGTGGTTTGATCAGCAGACATATATTGACTGCCTTTTCTTCTCAAACTGTTTCTTCAAGAAGTAATTACGCCATCTTGCAAGGGAGATTCGGTAAGGGGTTGAAAAATGGCCAACTACGTTTCTATAGCTCGGAAGGGGATGGAAGGAATGCAAGTGAGGATAAGCATGCACCTGTGAAAGAAGGGGCCAGCTTTGACAAGGGAAAGACTTGGTGGGAGACAGATGGGGGGGAGAGTTCAAGGAATTGCAACCCCCATGCTCAACTTGGGGAACAGGATCAGAAGGAATGGCTGAATAATGAAAAGCTCTTCAttgagaggaaaaagaaagaatctcCTTTTCTTACTCGACCTGAAAAGTTCAAAAATGAGTTCCTGCGCAGAGTGTTCCTTGGGAGAAAATAG
- the LOC119998378 gene encoding UDP-glycosyltransferase 91A1-like has product MAESNQDHKLHIAMFPWLAFGHIIPYLELAKLLAGKGHKISFISTPRNIDRLPKLPSNIAPYIDFIALPLPHVHNLPPNAEATSDLPSDTVVYLKLAYDLLQEPVTEFLKIQSPNWVLFDFTAYWIAPIASELGIRSSFFSIMIASTLCIAKPTSPSVDIQDHRLRPEDFTVPPMWVPFATKTVSFRLFEALKIFEGALTADDRHVSDLFRHETAIRFCDSIIVRGCLDFDGKWLHLLEEIHGKPVFPAGQLPTTEYDSGGDGDTWRWIKEWLDKKQRGSVVYVAFGSEAKPRQDELTELALGLEQSGLPFFWALKTRRGEVDTELLELPDAFEERTRGRGVVYTSWVPQLKILSHDSVGGMLTHSGWSSVVEAFHFQRPLILLTCYADQGSNARLLEEKELAYSIPRNEVDGSFTRNSVAESLVLVIVKEGKFYRERAKEMSKLFGDKDRQNRYVDNFLDYVKTHH; this is encoded by the coding sequence ATGGCAGAAAGCAATCAAGACCATAAGCTCCACATAGCGATGTTTCCATGGCTAGCCTTCGGTCATATAATCCCATACCTAGAGCTCGCAAAGCTTTTAGCTGGAAAGGGTCACAAGATCTCCTTCATTTCTACTCCCAGAAACATCGATCGCCTTCCAAAACTCCCTTCAAACATAGCTCCTTACATCGACTTCATCGCGCTTCCTCTGCCGCACGTCCACAACCTCCCTCCAAACGCAGAGGCCACCTCTGATCTCCCATCCGACACCGTTGTTTACCTCAAGCTAGCCTACGATTTGCTGCAAGAACCCGTAACAGAATTCCTCAAAATCCAGAGCCCCAATTGGGTTCTCTTCGATTTCACTGCCTATTGGATCGCCCCGATTGCGAGCGAACTGGGGATTCGCAGTTCTTTTTTCAGTATAATGATAGCTTCAACGCTTTGTATCGCAAAGCCAACATCACCGTCCGTTGATATCCAAGACCATCGCTTGAGACCCGAAGATTTCACTGTTCCGCCGATGTGGGTCCCTTTTGCGACTAAAACAGTGTCGTTCCGACTCTTTGAAGCGTTGAAGATCTTTGAAGGTGCATTGACGGCCGATGACCGACACGTTTCGGACTTGTTTCGCCACGAAACCGCTATTCGATTCTGTGACTCCATAATTGTCAGAGGCTGTCTTGACTTCGACGGGAAATGGCTACACCTACTGGAGGAAATCCACGGGAAACCGGTTTTCCCTGCTGGTCAGTTACCCACGACAGAGTATGATTCGGGAGGTGATGGGGACACATGGCGGTGGATCAAAGAATGGTTAGACAAGAAACAGAGAGGGTCTGTAGTGTATGTGGCATTTGGTAGTGAAGCGAAACCGAGGCAAGACGAACTTACCGAGTTAGCACTCGGGTTAGAGCAATCCGGGCTACCATTTTTCTGGGCGTTGAAGACCCGTCGCGGAGAAGTGGACACTGAGTTGCTCGAGTTACCAGATGCGTTCGAGGAACGAACAAGAGGACGTGGAGTGGTGTACACGAGTTGGGTTCCTCAACTTAAGATACTGAGCCATGACTCAGTGGGCGGGATGCTGACTCACTCGGGTTGGAGTTCAGTAGTGGAGGCATTTCACTTCCAGAGACCTCTTATTCTACTGACATGCTATGCCGATCAAGGCTCTAATGCAAGGCTTTTAGAGGAGAAGGAGCTTGCGTATTCTATACCAAGAAATGAAGTTGACGGATCATTCACAAGGAACTCGGTTGCCGAGTCACTGGTTTTGGTAATAGTGAAAGAAGGGAAGTTCTACAGAGAGCGCGCGAAGGAGATGAGTAAGTTGTTTGGAGACAAGGATAGGCAAAACCGTTACGTGGATAATTTCCTGGATTACGTTAAAACCCACCACTAA